Proteins encoded in a region of the Triticum dicoccoides isolate Atlit2015 ecotype Zavitan chromosome 3A, WEW_v2.0, whole genome shotgun sequence genome:
- the LOC119271418 gene encoding protein SPEAR1-like, translating to MGSSSVDGAGEMCLEAGAGRAGRRGGKKAAEMKAAKQPQRGLGVAQLEKIRMQNQMIAAYRSGLPPPPPPQQVPYAAVPTAGAASSFQPYLAGCFEAMDRRIADVQYSQYYAENLLPNSSSRPPSTSPLFVVHDSSSSGQRQQQTPHEYDYWMRHSHESSGRGGAGSTEELDLELRL from the exons ATGGGGAGCAGCAGCGTCGACGGAGCCGGCGAGATGTGCTTGGAGGCTGGCGCCGGCAGGGCGGGGAGGCGCGGCGGGAAGAAGGCGGCGGAGATGAAGGCCGCCAAGCAGCCGCAGCGCGGGCTCGGCGTCGCGCAGCTGGAGAAGATCCGGATGCAGAACCAGATGATCGCCGCGTACCGCTCCGgcctgcctccgccgcctccgccgcagcAGGTGCCGTACGCCGCAGTCCCGACGGCCGGCGCCGCATCGTCTTTCCAGCCCTATCTAGCT GGTTGCTTTGAGGCGATGGACCGGAGGATCGCTGACGTGCAGTACAGCCAGTACTACGCGGAGAACCTGCTGCCTAACAGCTCCAGCCGGCCGCCGTCGACGTCGCCGCTCTTCGTCGTCCATGACTCGTCGTCGTCAGGACAGAGGCAGCAGCAGACGCCTCACGAGTACGACTACTGGATGCGCCACAGCCACGAGTCCAGCGGCCGCGGCGGCGCCGGAAGCACGGAAGAGCTAGATCTGGAGCTGAGGCTGTAG